A window of the Gemmatimonadota bacterium genome harbors these coding sequences:
- a CDS encoding 2-hydroxyglutaryl-CoA dehydratase — MKYYAGIDVGSTYTKAVLIGESGGLAATGILATGFKLDDAARAALQLALEEAGGRRSDVRFVASTGYGRTQVSFRDVQATDLTAQAWGTRYLFARTRTVLDVGGQTMKAIRLDDRGRVRSFRLNDKCAAGTGAFLEKTAHYLGYSIEEIGPLVEYAKHPVPISGVCAVFAESEVINHLSNGVQPADIMHGAMESLVERSVRLMKRVQMEPQFTLVGGIMRFSTMVRVMEERLGDQVNVPSERLVQFTGALGAAILAQRRSEKLAA, encoded by the coding sequence TTGAAGTACTACGCTGGGATCGATGTCGGATCGACCTACACGAAGGCGGTGTTGATCGGGGAGTCCGGGGGGCTGGCAGCAACCGGGATTCTCGCGACAGGCTTCAAGCTCGACGATGCGGCTCGGGCTGCGTTGCAGCTCGCGCTGGAGGAAGCCGGAGGCAGGCGCAGTGACGTACGATTCGTCGCGAGCACCGGGTACGGGCGCACCCAGGTCTCGTTTCGAGACGTGCAGGCGACCGACCTCACCGCGCAGGCGTGGGGCACGCGCTACCTCTTCGCACGTACGCGCACTGTACTCGACGTGGGCGGTCAGACCATGAAGGCGATCCGGCTGGACGACAGGGGGCGGGTCCGCTCCTTCCGGCTGAACGACAAGTGCGCGGCGGGGACCGGCGCCTTTCTCGAAAAGACGGCCCACTACCTCGGATACAGCATCGAGGAGATCGGCCCGCTCGTGGAGTATGCGAAGCATCCAGTCCCGATCTCCGGCGTGTGTGCGGTCTTCGCCGAGTCGGAGGTGATCAACCACTTGAGCAACGGTGTCCAGCCTGCCGACATCATGCACGGTGCGATGGAGTCCCTCGTCGAACGCTCGGTTCGGCTCATGAAGCGTGTGCAGATGGAGCCGCAGTTCACGCTGGTAGGCGGCATCATGCGCTTCTCGACTATGGTGCGCGTCATGGAGGAGCGGCTGGGAGATCAGGTCAACGTACCCTCCGAGAGGCTGGTGCAGTTCACCGGAGCCCTTGGAGCGGCCATCCTGGCGCAGCGCCGTTCGGAGAAGCTGGCGGCATGA
- a CDS encoding 2-hydroxyacyl-CoA dehydratase has translation MNATPSNELLGRGARDGGILFRDWYDQLTAAAANGEQAAYVFVMGSLAEILRTFDLHTVFPEINSLQTAVRRCSDEYLSLAEDHGFSPDVCGYLKADYALQLRHGEHPMGTIPPPSIAVLTNACNTYLKWGEIWERMYHIPIVTVDVPGSRSAQRAGSPDPEEARRDGQYVAYQITELIGHLEELTGKAFDVDRLREVLDYTNRMGRAWRRVLELNRSRPAVFDSMMEGTIFLGVANALRGTEEGAVYFENLVEEMSYKAKHGISPLVGRAHQHRLIFVGVPCYPIFRRFYQMFSEWGGVFVSSTYTWFASGGLNLDFEYDLDHPLESLAEGVLLSVQRAGDSMLFHDRFLLESIDDFAADGVVYHPVKSCRTVSTGLADSRRVVLAARDVLCLYIESDMMDKRVVSEAQLKNRIDAFFEGLESRRIRKASGTPVAGAAKPAPAARGGR, from the coding sequence ATGAACGCGACTCCATCGAACGAACTCCTCGGGCGTGGGGCCCGAGACGGCGGCATTCTCTTCCGCGACTGGTACGACCAGCTCACTGCCGCCGCCGCCAACGGCGAGCAAGCCGCGTACGTCTTCGTCATGGGGAGTTTGGCGGAAATCCTGCGGACCTTCGACCTGCACACGGTCTTCCCGGAGATCAACTCGCTCCAGACCGCGGTCCGCCGCTGCTCCGACGAGTACCTGAGCCTCGCCGAAGACCACGGATTCAGCCCCGACGTGTGTGGATACCTGAAAGCCGACTACGCGCTGCAACTGCGGCATGGTGAGCACCCCATGGGCACGATCCCACCGCCTTCGATCGCGGTGCTCACCAACGCCTGCAACACCTACCTCAAGTGGGGCGAAATCTGGGAGCGCATGTACCACATCCCGATCGTGACCGTGGACGTGCCCGGGAGCCGCTCAGCCCAGCGAGCCGGTTCTCCCGATCCGGAGGAGGCACGCCGGGACGGACAGTACGTCGCGTATCAGATCACGGAGTTGATCGGTCACCTGGAAGAGTTGACGGGCAAGGCGTTCGATGTCGACCGGCTACGCGAGGTCCTCGACTACACCAATCGCATGGGCCGCGCCTGGCGGCGTGTCCTGGAATTGAATCGCAGCCGACCCGCTGTCTTCGACTCGATGATGGAAGGAACGATCTTCCTAGGTGTCGCCAACGCGCTCCGGGGCACGGAAGAAGGCGCGGTCTACTTCGAGAATCTCGTGGAGGAGATGAGCTACAAGGCGAAGCACGGGATCAGCCCGCTCGTGGGTCGAGCACACCAGCACCGGCTGATCTTCGTCGGTGTACCGTGCTATCCGATCTTCCGGCGCTTCTACCAGATGTTCAGCGAGTGGGGGGGAGTCTTCGTCAGCTCCACGTATACGTGGTTCGCCTCCGGAGGACTCAACCTGGACTTCGAGTACGACCTCGATCACCCGTTGGAGAGCCTCGCCGAGGGAGTGCTTCTGAGCGTGCAGCGGGCGGGCGACTCCATGCTCTTCCACGATCGCTTCCTGCTCGAGTCGATCGACGACTTCGCGGCCGACGGCGTCGTATACCACCCCGTCAAGAGCTGCCGAACGGTCTCCACCGGCTTGGCCGATAGCCGTCGCGTCGTTCTCGCCGCACGTGACGTGCTCTGCCTCTACATCGAGTCGGACATGATGGACAAGCGGGTCGTGTCCGAGGCTCAGCTCAAGAACCGCATCGACGCGTTCTTCGAGGGACTCGAGTCCCGCCGCATCCGCAAAGCGTCCGGGACCCCCGTCGCGGGAGCCGCGAAACCCGCCCCGGCCGCTCGAGGAGGACGCTGA
- a CDS encoding enoyl-CoA hydratase/isomerase family protein, whose protein sequence is MGLFDTRPADDFAFENILYDKRDWVARITLNRPHNYNAYSTPALEELATAFRDASFDDEVGVIVYTGAGDRAFCTGGDVKEYEALYTTKPRDYWKYMGLFQAYIESIVNSGKPVIARLNGMAVGGGNESQMACDLAVMAEHAWIGQVGTRVGSVAAGGATQWLPIMIGDRRAREMLFFNGQIPARQCLEWGLVNRVVPSVTKDGDFVEGATEAEIEKARKGQDGYAINLDRLDQTVSELVEKLLLQFPECVRYTKQQVNFWKDLAWHGTIGHARDWLSTHYTSREPWEGMRAFVQKRPPRYMEIRQDAAERGSSEFLWGPPAACCPACGAEGLPAGFQFCGACGEALAPVGVEAGP, encoded by the coding sequence ATGGGACTCTTCGACACCCGCCCGGCTGATGACTTCGCTTTTGAGAATATCCTCTACGACAAGCGCGATTGGGTCGCGCGAATCACGCTCAACCGACCGCACAACTACAACGCGTATTCGACACCGGCGTTAGAGGAGCTGGCCACTGCGTTCCGGGACGCGTCCTTCGACGACGAGGTGGGCGTCATCGTTTACACCGGAGCCGGCGACCGCGCTTTTTGCACAGGCGGCGACGTGAAGGAGTACGAGGCCCTCTACACGACGAAGCCTCGCGACTACTGGAAGTACATGGGGCTCTTCCAGGCGTACATCGAGAGCATCGTGAACTCGGGCAAGCCTGTGATCGCGCGCCTGAACGGGATGGCGGTCGGCGGCGGGAACGAGTCTCAGATGGCGTGCGACCTGGCCGTGATGGCTGAGCACGCCTGGATCGGTCAGGTAGGCACTCGGGTCGGCAGCGTCGCAGCAGGCGGCGCGACCCAGTGGCTGCCGATCATGATTGGCGACCGACGGGCCCGTGAGATGTTGTTCTTCAACGGCCAGATCCCCGCGCGGCAGTGCTTGGAGTGGGGTCTGGTCAACCGGGTCGTGCCGTCGGTCACAAAGGACGGCGACTTCGTCGAGGGTGCCACGGAAGCGGAGATCGAGAAGGCGCGCAAGGGCCAGGACGGCTACGCCATCAACCTGGATCGACTCGACCAGACCGTAAGCGAGCTCGTAGAGAAGCTTCTACTTCAGTTCCCCGAGTGCGTCCGCTATACAAAACAACAGGTGAACTTCTGGAAGGATCTTGCCTGGCACGGGACCATCGGCCACGCCCGCGACTGGCTCTCGACGCACTACACGAGCCGGGAGCCTTGGGAGGGTATGCGGGCCTTCGTGCAAAAGCGGCCGCCGCGGTACATGGAGATCCGGCAGGACGCCGCGGAGCGCGGTTCGAGCGAGTTCCTGTGGGGGCCTCCCGCGGCTTGTTGCCCCGCCTGCGGAGCCGAGGGGCTCCCGGCCGGCTTCCAGTTCTGTGGAGCGTGTGGTGAAGCTCTGGCACCGGTCGGGGTCGAGGCCGGACCATGA
- a CDS encoding 2-hydroxyglutaryl-CoA dehydratase — protein sequence MSYAAGVDVGSTQTKAVVIDEAQAIIGRALLPTGANVVQVAEHAFQEALASGGVHEEDVGFVIGTGYGRYRVEFGDAQITEIVCHARGAAHMFPETETVLDMGGQDTKAIRIQKGGDVIDFCMNDKCAAGTGRFLQSAAAALELELDDLGPMTLRGQRPVKISTTCTVFAESEVLSWLARGKKMEDILLGVHRSISSRSIALLRRVGIEGEITFTGGVTKNEAMVAVLEDMLHTRLNVSDESHFIGALGAALLALERLEAAQVDALTGEVVT from the coding sequence ATGTCCTATGCCGCTGGAGTGGATGTCGGATCCACGCAGACCAAGGCAGTCGTGATCGACGAAGCGCAGGCCATCATCGGACGCGCGCTCCTACCCACAGGCGCCAACGTCGTGCAGGTCGCAGAGCATGCCTTTCAGGAAGCCCTGGCTTCCGGCGGCGTTCACGAAGAGGACGTGGGTTTCGTGATCGGTACGGGGTACGGTCGCTATCGCGTGGAGTTCGGTGACGCGCAGATCACCGAAATCGTCTGCCATGCCCGGGGAGCCGCACACATGTTCCCCGAGACCGAGACGGTGCTCGACATGGGAGGCCAGGACACGAAGGCGATCCGCATCCAGAAGGGTGGCGACGTGATCGACTTCTGCATGAACGACAAGTGCGCGGCCGGCACTGGACGATTCCTGCAGTCGGCTGCCGCCGCGCTCGAGCTCGAACTCGATGATCTCGGACCCATGACACTCCGGGGCCAGCGGCCCGTGAAGATCAGTACCACATGCACCGTTTTCGCGGAGTCCGAGGTGCTCTCATGGCTCGCGCGCGGCAAGAAAATGGAGGACATCCTGCTCGGCGTGCATCGCTCGATCTCGTCACGTTCGATCGCGCTGCTACGCCGCGTCGGCATTGAAGGCGAAATCACGTTCACAGGCGGGGTGACCAAGAACGAAGCCATGGTCGCCGTGCTCGAAGATATGCTCCACACGCGACTGAACGTGAGCGACGAATCGCACTTCATCGGAGCGCTGGGGGCCGCGCTTCTCGCGCTGGAGCGGCTCGAGGCTGCTCAGGTTGACGCTCTCACCGGGGAGGTCGTCACTTGA
- a CDS encoding Rrf2 family transcriptional regulator, whose protein sequence is MRNAQSDPPRLPLLSQTAEHALRAVLYLARHRAKGLVAASEIARALGAPKNYLSKTLRRLVQRGLLRSARGPKGGFELLVHPASLPASRVLEAVGESVQSSPTCLLGDHPCDPSDPCEVHVRWITLVEQVLRPMEETSVADLLGGEFEAAPNEKPEAEQPLEVISP, encoded by the coding sequence ATGCGAAATGCACAATCCGATCCGCCACGGCTTCCGCTGCTGTCTCAGACCGCTGAGCACGCGCTGAGGGCGGTCCTTTACCTGGCCCGACACAGAGCCAAAGGGCTGGTGGCGGCGAGCGAGATCGCTCGAGCACTCGGCGCACCAAAGAACTACCTGAGCAAGACGTTGCGGCGTCTCGTTCAGCGAGGGCTACTTAGGAGTGCGCGCGGACCCAAGGGCGGTTTCGAGCTACTCGTTCACCCAGCGTCCCTTCCCGCCTCCAGGGTGCTCGAAGCCGTAGGCGAGTCGGTGCAATCATCGCCGACGTGCCTGCTCGGCGATCACCCCTGCGATCCGAGCGATCCATGCGAAGTGCACGTCCGGTGGATCACGCTCGTCGAGCAGGTCCTCCGGCCCATGGAAGAGACTTCCGTGGCCGACCTCCTGGGCGGCGAATTCGAGGCCGCCCCCAACGAAAAACCCGAGGCCGAACAGCCTCTCGAGGTGATATCACCATGA
- a CDS encoding TetR/AcrR family transcriptional regulator, which translates to MRKPSAQRRVEIAEAILRIIGERGLPSVTMNVIASEVGLTSGGLFRHFSSREEMLEAAVRLGLARIEATYPDDSTPPVERLLQLAKRRIRLLGSDPGLAWLLRSEEALLTLPPAAVSAIRAVVARSKGYILEALREAAAEGSIRNDIEPQILLVPFVGTVHVLIGARGAQRFATEDMEAASDRVLRALMTLFKRH; encoded by the coding sequence GTGAGAAAGCCGTCAGCCCAACGGCGAGTAGAGATCGCCGAGGCGATCCTCCGAATCATCGGGGAACGGGGACTCCCATCGGTCACGATGAACGTGATCGCATCGGAGGTCGGTCTGACGTCCGGCGGACTCTTTCGACACTTCTCGTCACGGGAAGAAATGCTGGAGGCCGCGGTGCGTCTGGGGTTGGCCAGGATCGAGGCGACCTACCCCGACGACTCCACGCCACCGGTGGAACGACTGCTGCAACTGGCCAAGCGGAGAATCCGACTCCTCGGGTCCGACCCGGGTCTGGCCTGGCTGTTGCGCTCGGAGGAGGCGCTGCTGACGCTGCCGCCTGCGGCGGTGTCCGCGATTCGCGCGGTGGTAGCCCGATCTAAAGGCTACATCCTGGAGGCGCTGCGTGAGGCCGCGGCCGAGGGGAGCATCCGCAACGACATCGAACCACAAATCCTGTTGGTCCCGTTCGTCGGGACGGTGCATGTGCTCATTGGGGCCCGTGGCGCGCAGCGGTTCGCGACGGAAGACATGGAGGCCGCATCGGATCGTGTACTACGAGCGCTCATGACGCTGTTCAAGAGACACTAA
- a CDS encoding enoyl-CoA hydratase/isomerase family protein has protein sequence MTAEVDGGRTFQHMRLEEDGALRVLFLDRPPLNVLDIVMLQEFASAVSDVGRDPNAAVLLITGEGKAFCAGVDVADHAADRVDQMIAVLHHALTGLMELDVPVIAALNGAALGGGLELALACDVIVAREDAKLGQPEIRLGVFPPFAAAVLPRLLGRARALDLCLTGRTFTGRDGLGLGLVQHVYPEEGFFEAARTYAHQLADLSPPVLRLTKRAMVEGLEVSLAEALRNANRLYLDDLMRLDDAHEGLAAFTEKRPPVWKGA, from the coding sequence ATGACCGCCGAGGTGGACGGTGGGCGCACCTTCCAACACATGCGACTCGAAGAGGACGGCGCCCTCCGGGTACTCTTTCTGGATCGGCCACCGCTCAACGTCCTGGACATCGTGATGCTCCAGGAATTCGCTAGCGCGGTCTCCGACGTCGGCCGGGACCCCAACGCGGCCGTGTTGCTCATCACCGGCGAGGGGAAGGCGTTTTGTGCCGGCGTGGATGTCGCGGACCATGCCGCGGACCGGGTGGATCAGATGATCGCCGTTCTTCACCACGCGCTGACGGGGCTCATGGAGCTCGACGTCCCAGTCATCGCCGCGCTCAACGGAGCCGCGTTGGGTGGAGGGCTCGAGCTCGCGCTCGCATGTGACGTGATCGTCGCTCGGGAGGACGCAAAGCTCGGTCAGCCCGAGATCCGCTTGGGTGTCTTTCCTCCCTTCGCCGCAGCTGTATTGCCCCGCCTGCTGGGTCGGGCGCGCGCGCTCGACCTCTGCCTCACCGGTCGGACCTTCACGGGGAGGGACGGGCTCGGTCTGGGCCTCGTGCAGCACGTCTACCCGGAAGAGGGATTCTTCGAGGCCGCGCGCACATACGCACATCAGCTGGCCGATCTCAGTCCCCCCGTTCTTCGGCTGACCAAGCGTGCCATGGTAGAGGGGCTCGAGGTGTCGCTGGCGGAGGCTCTCCGAAATGCCAACCGCCTCTATCTCGACGACCTCATGCGCCTCGACGACGCGCATGAGGGCCTCGCGGCCTTCACGGAGAAGCGTCCGCCCGTGTGGAAAGGGGCGTGA
- the ric gene encoding iron-sulfur cluster repair di-iron protein, with translation MLITNETKVGQIAAEHPMATRVFARHGIDFCCGGGRPLQDVCERKGLDVESILYEIRAELTEDPSCSVRWDRAELGDLIDHIITAYHRPLSEELPRLELMARKVNRAHGDKMPDVLPELLSTFVELKAELDAHMMKEEQILFPLIRSGQGARSSAPMSVMEHEHESAGRALERLRHLTNDYTAPEGACNTWRALWVGLEQFETDMHEHIHLENNILFPRARMD, from the coding sequence ATGCTGATCACAAACGAGACCAAGGTCGGGCAAATCGCCGCCGAACATCCCATGGCCACGCGAGTCTTTGCGCGCCACGGCATCGACTTCTGCTGCGGCGGAGGCAGGCCGCTTCAGGACGTCTGCGAACGCAAGGGCCTCGATGTCGAGTCGATCCTGTATGAGATCCGGGCCGAGCTGACCGAAGACCCTAGCTGCTCAGTGCGTTGGGACCGCGCGGAGCTGGGCGACCTCATCGACCATATCATCACCGCGTATCACCGTCCCCTGAGCGAGGAACTCCCCCGGCTCGAGCTCATGGCACGGAAGGTGAATCGCGCTCACGGCGACAAGATGCCCGACGTGCTGCCCGAGCTCCTCTCGACGTTCGTCGAACTGAAGGCGGAGCTGGACGCCCACATGATGAAGGAGGAACAGATCCTCTTCCCGCTCATCCGGAGCGGGCAGGGAGCGCGTAGTTCGGCTCCGATGTCGGTGATGGAGCATGAGCACGAGTCGGCGGGTCGGGCACTCGAACGGCTGCGACACTTGACCAACGACTACACTGCTCCCGAAGGCGCCTGCAACACGTGGCGCGCGCTCTGGGTGGGCCTCGAGCAGTTCGAGACCGACATGCACGAGCACATCCACCTCGAGAACAACATCCTCTTTCCGAGAGCACGGATGGACTGA
- a CDS encoding cytochrome c, producing MNGVNTNDESRMRWSRWLAMPFLAAVALLSFQGDVLAQEGGEVTFSRDVAPILQENCQQCHQEGAIGPMSLMTHSDARRYARRIRDKVSQRLMPPWHVNPHIGIQDFKNDGSLTEEEIATIVQWVDAGAPEGDPADLPAPVEWPTGEHFLMLPKLGPPDLVIKTDPFDVPSHGNDQWWRPTAETGLKTDRWVRAVEVLPSYPLGRGVTHHFLATAVQEESIGGLLTEWALGKVGEEYQEGTGKLLQANGKIRFEVHYYPNGTAAPADQVSLGIWLYPEGYEPEFPTVLRMFNVAPQRTLEIPPHSTPMYENEWVMQDPVRIQSFQAHFHLRGKGASMEAIYPDGRKELFSVIDNFQFNWHTNYIYADHVAPLLPKGTVLKFNMWYDNTADNPTNPHPDDFVTWGDRAADEMGHMWIGVTTLTQEAYDRLVLERTARVAADEGENN from the coding sequence ATGAACGGAGTGAACACAAACGACGAATCCCGCATGCGGTGGAGTCGGTGGCTGGCGATGCCATTCCTGGCCGCCGTCGCGCTGCTCTCATTCCAGGGCGACGTCCTGGCTCAGGAGGGCGGTGAGGTCACGTTCTCGAGGGACGTCGCCCCAATCCTGCAGGAGAACTGCCAGCAGTGCCACCAGGAGGGTGCCATCGGTCCGATGTCGCTGATGACGCATTCAGACGCTCGGCGCTATGCACGGCGCATCCGCGACAAAGTGTCCCAGCGGCTCATGCCGCCCTGGCACGTGAACCCGCACATCGGCATCCAGGACTTCAAGAATGACGGGTCGTTGACCGAGGAGGAGATCGCGACCATCGTGCAGTGGGTAGACGCAGGCGCCCCGGAGGGTGATCCGGCCGACCTGCCGGCACCGGTCGAGTGGCCCACGGGCGAGCACTTCCTGATGCTCCCGAAGCTCGGGCCGCCCGATCTCGTGATCAAGACCGACCCGTTCGACGTCCCCTCCCACGGAAACGACCAGTGGTGGCGACCTACTGCCGAGACGGGGCTGAAGACCGACCGCTGGGTCCGAGCGGTGGAGGTACTGCCCTCCTATCCGCTGGGGCGTGGGGTCACGCACCACTTCCTGGCGACCGCGGTGCAGGAGGAGAGCATTGGCGGACTGCTGACCGAGTGGGCGCTCGGCAAGGTGGGTGAGGAATATCAAGAGGGGACCGGGAAGCTGCTGCAGGCCAACGGGAAGATCCGCTTCGAGGTCCACTACTACCCCAACGGCACGGCGGCCCCGGCCGACCAAGTGTCTCTGGGAATCTGGCTTTACCCCGAGGGCTATGAGCCGGAGTTCCCGACGGTGCTGAGGATGTTCAACGTCGCCCCACAGCGCACTCTGGAGATCCCTCCGCACTCGACGCCGATGTACGAGAACGAGTGGGTCATGCAGGACCCCGTTCGCATCCAGAGCTTCCAAGCCCACTTCCACCTGAGGGGGAAGGGGGCGTCGATGGAGGCGATCTACCCGGACGGACGGAAGGAGCTGTTCAGCGTCATCGACAACTTCCAGTTCAACTGGCACACCAACTACATCTACGCGGACCATGTCGCGCCGCTTCTGCCGAAGGGCACGGTCCTCAAGTTCAACATGTGGTACGACAACACTGCGGACAATCCGACGAACCCCCATCCCGATGATTTCGTGACGTGGGGCGACCGGGCGGCGGACGAGATGGGACACATGTGGATCGGTGTCACGACCCTCACGCAAGAGGCCTACGACAGGCTCGTGCTGGAGAGAACAGCCCGCGTAGCGGCTGATGAAGGAGAGAACAACTAA
- a CDS encoding 2-hydroxyacyl-CoA dehydratase, with the protein MKQAPQPRDGRAFVQLLDLPFEAGLDEVLHECREVLEDYDFPTVRRWRENGGKVLGHFQVYFPEELAHAAGALPVKIRGAPVERELADSRFGSYLCSILRSSLEIAMSGRLEMDMFITHPICDGARNLAGIWSRNRPEPARILYLPQNPNSAFSATWLTGEYHRVLTELEQVTGHGVTGEELRNSLDVFNENRRLLRELYQVKRETPWLLPMHEAYVLVALAGLITREEHNELLSWVLPRIRRRDRHRQDKIRVVFEGGFCEQPPLDLLREIAQFCYVVDDDFMIGFRWILSDVPTEGDPVANLATAYLDDSSYSPVQHDLRKPKEKMLLERIRNADAEAAIVSAAKMCEPGLDEQVAYSQMLDEVDIPHFVTEFEERMSSFDHLQIQLETFVENLLFE; encoded by the coding sequence ATGAAGCAGGCACCTCAACCTAGAGATGGCCGCGCTTTCGTTCAGCTACTCGACCTTCCGTTCGAGGCGGGCCTCGACGAAGTCCTACACGAGTGTCGCGAGGTCTTGGAGGACTACGACTTCCCGACGGTCCGTCGGTGGCGTGAGAACGGCGGCAAGGTGCTCGGTCACTTCCAGGTGTATTTCCCCGAAGAGCTCGCGCACGCCGCCGGTGCTCTGCCGGTGAAGATCCGGGGGGCGCCCGTGGAGCGGGAGTTGGCCGACTCGCGCTTCGGCTCATACCTGTGCTCCATCCTCCGGAGCTCCCTCGAGATCGCCATGTCGGGTCGTCTCGAGATGGACATGTTCATCACCCATCCGATCTGCGACGGCGCCCGGAACCTGGCGGGCATTTGGAGCCGGAACCGGCCCGAACCAGCGCGGATCCTGTACCTACCGCAGAACCCGAATTCCGCGTTCTCCGCGACGTGGCTGACGGGGGAGTACCATCGTGTGCTCACCGAGCTCGAGCAGGTCACGGGTCACGGCGTCACCGGCGAGGAGCTCCGCAACTCCCTCGACGTCTTCAACGAGAACCGGCGCCTCCTGCGCGAGCTGTACCAGGTCAAGAGAGAGACCCCGTGGCTTCTCCCGATGCACGAGGCGTACGTGCTTGTGGCTTTGGCCGGGTTGATCACACGTGAGGAGCACAACGAGTTGCTGTCGTGGGTGTTGCCGCGGATCCGTAGGCGGGACCGCCACCGGCAAGACAAGATCCGCGTCGTCTTCGAAGGCGGATTCTGTGAGCAGCCACCGCTCGATCTCCTGCGGGAAATCGCGCAGTTCTGCTACGTGGTCGACGACGACTTCATGATCGGATTCCGCTGGATCCTGTCCGACGTGCCCACCGAGGGAGACCCGGTCGCGAACCTCGCGACAGCCTATCTGGACGACTCGTCATACAGCCCAGTCCAGCACGATCTCCGGAAGCCCAAGGAAAAGATGCTGCTGGAGCGGATCCGCAACGCGGATGCCGAGGCCGCGATCGTGTCCGCCGCGAAGATGTGCGAACCCGGTCTCGACGAGCAGGTCGCCTACTCCCAAATGCTCGACGAGGTGGACATACCGCACTTCGTCACCGAGTTCGAAGAGCGCATGAGCTCGTTCGATCACTTGCAGATCCAACTCGAGACCTTCGTCGAGAATCTTCTATTCGAATGA
- a CDS encoding zinc-binding dehydrogenase — translation MRAAVFHGPDRPMRVEEIPTPSPGPGEVLIRVAGCGVCHTDLHYIDHGTPTFKKPPLVLGHEISGTVEEVAADVTRHGVGDRVLLAAVTSCGACDACREGRENICANAQMLGNNVDGGYAEYVVAPAKDTFALPEQIPLEEGSIIADAITTPYHAVVNRGRVRQGDAVVVFGCGGVGLNVVQMAAAMGARVIAVDIAADKLAWAEKLGAEAILDPSSVDQVDKALRSLTGGGADVAFEVVGKPSTQEQALASLKTGGRAVFVGYSADAMTLNAGRVMFRELEVVGSLGCRPVDYPRVIEMVRQGRIQLTPLVTHRFPLEQIEAALQTLRSGDAIRVVVTP, via the coding sequence GTGAGGGCCGCTGTCTTCCACGGTCCCGACCGGCCGATGAGGGTCGAGGAGATCCCCACACCCTCTCCGGGTCCTGGCGAAGTGCTCATCCGCGTTGCGGGATGCGGTGTGTGCCACACCGATCTGCACTACATCGATCATGGCACGCCGACGTTCAAAAAGCCGCCCCTGGTGCTCGGTCACGAGATCTCGGGAACGGTCGAAGAGGTCGCGGCGGACGTGACCCGGCACGGGGTCGGCGATCGCGTCCTGCTCGCTGCCGTGACCAGCTGCGGGGCCTGTGATGCCTGCCGTGAGGGACGCGAGAACATTTGCGCGAATGCCCAGATGCTGGGCAACAACGTCGACGGTGGATACGCGGAGTACGTGGTCGCGCCGGCGAAGGACACGTTCGCTCTGCCCGAACAGATCCCTCTCGAGGAGGGCTCGATCATTGCCGACGCGATCACCACTCCCTATCACGCGGTGGTCAACCGCGGGCGGGTGCGTCAGGGCGACGCAGTCGTGGTCTTCGGATGTGGAGGAGTGGGCCTCAACGTCGTGCAGATGGCCGCCGCGATGGGGGCTCGCGTCATCGCCGTGGACATAGCGGCCGACAAGCTCGCCTGGGCCGAGAAGCTGGGAGCGGAGGCGATTCTGGATCCGTCGAGCGTGGACCAGGTCGACAAGGCGCTCCGGAGTCTCACCGGAGGCGGGGCCGATGTCGCGTTCGAGGTTGTCGGGAAGCCCAGCACGCAGGAGCAGGCGCTGGCGTCGTTGAAAACCGGTGGTCGTGCGGTCTTCGTCGGATACAGCGCCGACGCCATGACGCTCAACGCCGGTCGCGTGATGTTCCGAGAATTGGAGGTCGTGGGTTCTCTGGGCTGCCGACCCGTCGACTACCCACGGGTCATTGAGATGGTACGTCAGGGCCGCATTCAGCTCACCCCGCTCGTCACTCACCGCTTCCCGCTCGAACAGATCGAAGCGGCACTCCAGACCCTTCGCTCCGGGGACGCGATCCGCGTGGTCGTGACGCCGTGA